Proteins from a single region of Schistocerca cancellata isolate TAMUIC-IGC-003103 unplaced genomic scaffold, iqSchCanc2.1 HiC_scaffold_1100, whole genome shotgun sequence:
- the LOC126154638 gene encoding uncharacterized protein LOC126154638: MDVSADHSVSAVATTGQDSLSTVSENVPVVVQPVVGAVVSETVSDSVPQSVTDVVSRPNSDSVAPTVSQAEPSPSVPAPVVALSDVSEPLPVAESSDVFVEPKPQRDEARSRSSSRQRFRSASSSPSYDRGLARGDRSPSPVGRPPASSWASQRRAGRRDLDVELRPPQAAGSGRQPPRKQQQQQQRASSRHAQSADLSVAAQQRDVAVRHLRTVLSQPASVDVPVLAPDTVSAVTAASLSTKRKAEDVHRRRAGPSIHDRVSVPSSDVEMSVKDSVSVASGVTATATLPPLSPFEPSEWAKDVVEGGET, translated from the coding sequence atggatgtgtctgctgatCATAGTGTCTCTGCTGTTGCCACTACCGGCCAGGACTCTTTGTCCACGGTTTCGGAAAACGTGCCTGTTGTTGTTCAACCGGTTGTGGGTGCTGTTGTGTCGGAGACAGTCTCTGACTCCGTGCCGCAGTCGGTAACCGATGTTGTTTCGCGCCCTAATTCGGACTCTGTTGCCCCCACTGTGTCGCAGGCGGAGCCCTCTCCTTCTGTACCTGCACCCGTCGTTGCACTTTCTGACGTTTCTGAGCCTCTTCCTGTTGCGGAATCGAGCGATGTTTTTGTGGAACCAAAACCGCAGCGGGATGAAGCTCGTTCTCGCAGTTCCAGTAGGCAACGCTTCCGCAGTGCCAGTAGCTCCCCTTCCTACGACAGAGGTTTAGCGCGAGGTGACCGTAGTCCGTCCCCAGTAGGGCGCCCCCCCGCCTCTTCTTGGGCGTCGCAACGCCGCGCCGGGCGGCGCGACCTCGACGTGGAGCTACGGCCGCCTCAGGCTGCCGGCTCCGGGCGTCAGCCGCCgcgcaaacaacaacaacagcagcagcgtgcCTCCTCTCGCCACGCACAGTCAGCTGATCTGAGTGTTGCAGCGCAGCAACGTGACGTTGCTGTTCGCCATCTACGGACTGTGTTAAGTCAACCCGCCTCTGTAGATGTGCCTGTTTTAGCGCCAGACACGGTTTCGGCTGTGACTGCGGCATCTCTGTCGACTAAACGGAAGGCAGAGGATGTACACCGTCGTCGCGCTGGTCCTTCTATTCACGACCGCGTGTCGGTGCCTTCTTCCGACGTGGAGATGTCCGTTAAGGATTCTGTGTCGGTCGCTTCTGGCGTGACGGCTACTGCCACCCTGCCGCCCCTCTCCCCCTTCGAGCCTTCGGAGTGGGCGAAGGATGTTGTGGAGGGTGGGGAGACGTAG